In Pseudoalteromonas tetraodonis, the genomic window TTGCGTTACTGCCGGCAAGTTGGGTTTCAAGCCATGCCAATTGTGTTTGATAGCTTTGACCTTGGGTTGAGCGGTATTTTTCACGGGTTTTATATTCAGGTTGAATCGGGTTGGTATCTAAAAAAACCATTAACACTTGCTCGTTGTTTTCAAGTGCAAATGTTTTACTGTAGTACCTTGCTGGTAATTGCCAGCGCTGACTTTTTGCTGTGTAGTCAATTTGTGCTTGAGCATTACCAAGGTAATCGTGATTCCCCAAAACAACATACCAATCTTCAAATGTGTGAGGGCCGTGGTATATATTCTCAAAGGCTGATTGCCAAAGAGGATCGTTCACACTTGCCACACCATTTGGGTAAAAGTTATCGCCGGTCGAGACAACAAAATCGGCATCGGTTTGGTACATGGCGATTTCTAGCTGATGAGCCACCTCTTTTTGATAAAAGTGGCCGTTGTGTCCCCAATCACCAATAACCATAAAGTTAAGGCTATTAGGTAACGTAGTTAACTTGGCTATTTTTTGTTGTTGATATAGCGCATCTTTATAAATAACGGGCTCACCAGCACTAAGCGCTGATGAGCACAGTAGCGCGGCCATTATGAAAGACAATTTAAACATGTTTTAACTCCAAAAAAGCACGCGATGGCTTGCCAATACGTGCTTAAAATGACAATACGTGTGATTAAAATGCGTAACGTAGCATTACTTGAATCACAGGACCTGCTTCTTCAGACTCAAGCTCGTACTCATCAAAGTTACGATTATTTTGATCATCAAGAGAGTCAAACTTGTTGAAAACTTCATCTTTACTGGCATCAAGTAGGTTTGAACCAACTAGGCGAAGCGTTACATTTTCCCAGCGTTTTTCTACGAATAACTCTAAATCAGCACCATAAGAGGTTGTCACTTCTTCACCCACAAAGCGTCCGTATGCATCACCTTGATTACGGTACGTTGCACCAAATGATGCGCCAAGTGTTGGTAAATCTTGGATAAAGCCTACGTTATAAACATAATCAGATTGATCATTAAATTTACGCTTACCAAAGCTGTCTTCAACTTCACTGTCGAGCCAAGAGTAATTTAAGAAGATTCCAGTGTTAGGCATGTTCAAGGCGCTTAGTGGAGTTGATAAATCAAACTCAACACCTTGAACTGTGCCATCACCAGTATTTTGTGGTTGCAGTACAAATGTGCCTTCGCCTTCAGAGCCTTCAACACCGGTACTGGCAATTTCAATAAGGTCGCTAACGTCACGGTAAAATACGTTTACACCAACAACACCACTTTTACCTAAACGGTATTCGTAACCCAAATCGATCCCCCAAGATGATTCTGGCTTAAGGTTTGAGTTACCTAAAAAGTCATTATCGGCGAGCTCTTTTTCAAGTAAGGCGGGTGTCATGTAGTCAAAGTCAGGGCGGCGTAAGCTGCGAGCAACAGAGGCACTGACTCGTCCGTTATCGCTGATGCTATAACGAAAGTGAGCCGACGGTAAGAAAAAGTCATAATCATTCTCGGCAGTTACGCCTTCATTGGTATCAGTAATACTTGAATCAGTTGACTCCCAGCGCACCCCCATCTCCCACGAGAACACATCGGCTTCGTGTTTGATTAGCGCAAATAAATCAAAACGGTCTTCTTCTAGGGTATTAACGCCACCAGCCACTGGTTCAAAGGCGTTGTCAAAACCGGCAAGAGTCAGTGGATTCTTAGTAAATTGATCCCAATTGGTAAAGTCTTTTTCAAGCTCATCTTCAGCGACAAAAATAGCGGTATCGCGCTCTTTGCCTTGTATAAAAGCACCAAATTGAATTTCTTTTGAATCACCTACTAGTAAGCTGTGCTGCCATTGTAATGACCATTCTTTATCATCGATATCAACGGTTTCTTCTGCTTCTTCAAATACCATTGGAAGTTCTGAGGTATCAAGCTCAACTTCTTGTTCGTAAACAGACTCTTCAAAGCTGGCGTAACCCACTTTAAATTTACTGGTGCCGCCGAGCAGAGGTAATTCATAGCCAGAGTTAATGTTGTAGTTGGTTTGATTAATAAACGAAACGTTTGCGTTATCTGAGAGTAAATTACCCCCTTCAACAACAGAGCCTGATGTTGCCGTTGGGTTGTCGTATTCAAAAGAGCGCTCATCTTCGGTACGGTCGGTATCAACCCACATGGCGCTAATATCAAACTTACCGCCATTATCAAATACCTTCTCAAAGCTGGCATTTAAAGAGGTATCATCGCCATCACGGGTATCAGATTGATCTTCACGGTTATCAAAATCGTCTGTTGCGTAATTCGGGTTATTTTCAGGGCTATCACCATAACGTCTGCTTGATTTTTGTTTTGGGTTATAACGACCTTGTAAATTAGCGCCTAACAGTAAACGCCCGCCTGCAAACTCAGTGCCGTAAACGCCAGCAAAGCTCTCTTTTATTTCGCCATCATCATAACGTAAGCCACCAGCGCGAATATAACCGCCGTCTAAGCTATAGCCATCGCGTAGTACAATATTAAGCGTACCTGCTATGGCATCGGCAGAGCGGTTGGCACTAGATGAACGAATAATTTCTACACGCTCAATTAATTCTGCAGGAATACGGTCAACAAAGAATGAACGGTCAGCACCTGCGCCCGGAACTTCCTCGCCATTAATAAGTACTTTAGTGTAAGCAGGGCTTAAACCGCGCATACGTGCGCCGTCTGATTCCAGTACATCAGATAAAAAAGTAACACTAGGAACACGCTTTAATGCATCACCTGCGGTGAGTGGTTCAAAACGCTGGAAGTATTCTTGTGAGTATTCTAGCGTGGGCGCTAGTTCTTGCGAGCGGTTGCGATAACCAATCTCGCCATATACCACAAGTTCTTCAGAAACCTTTACTTCAGGTTCTCTTGGTGATGTTTGTTCTTGTGCATTCACGCTAACACTAAATTGGCTCAGTGCTAATGCCGCCACAACAGCATTTAACTTAAATTGTTTCATTGATTTGCTCCGGTTGTCCTTGGTTTGGTGAGCAAACTAAAAAAAGTTAATGACGCTAATGTGACAGTTTTACCGTTAATTCCTGACAAAACGCCAACTTAGTGCTTTTTAAACAGACATTTGAGCTGTTTAAACACGGCTCCAGCGCACTAAAGATGGTTATTACTAGGTTAAATACCTATAAATTTTAATCTCAATGTCATATCAATGAGCCAATATGACCCTGACGAACACAGCATGACTAAGCTAGCATGCAGACCAACATAGACTAAAGAAGCCACCCTAATGCGATATAACCCATTTACCAACCATGCAAAATTAACCAACACCATCATTATATTGTTAGTTATTGCTGTAGCAATATGTACTTATTTTGGCGAACTTAAGCAATGGCAAGACATTGCGTGGCTCGATATTGTCGGTGAGGGCGGGATTGTGTTGATGACTCTCAGCTGGATAGTTGCATTACTTATTTCACGTCCGCCAGGCAAAGTAACCACCTTATTGGTGCTAGGTTTGGGTTTGTTTATGTTCTCCGCCACGCTCGATTTACTCGATGAGTGGTTAAAACAACCACCACAATTATGGCTCACTTGGTTTGAATCACTGCCAGCGCCGTTTGGTATGTCGCTTACCAGTGTTGGGCTTTATTATTGGCATCAAGAACAATTTGTTTTAAATCGTCAATTGCGTCGTCGAGAAGCGCATCTGCGAGAGCATGAAAAAGTCTGTCCTGTAACAGGGTTATACCGAGTTAACTACTTACATTCACTGATGCAGCAACGCCAAACAGAGCAGCAATCCGCCACTTTAGGTGTTATTGATATTCGTGATTTTGCAAAGTTTAATGCGCAGTTTGGTTTTAGTGAAGGCGATAGGTTACTACGAGAAATTAGTGATTTATTAGTAATGAATTGCCGATTAAACGATGTGCTATGTCGCTATGCCGGTGATTGCTTTATTGTACTTATGCCGAATACCAGCCAAAGCCAAGCCAAAGAGCTATTAGCGCAAATGAAAGCGGCGCTTAATCACTGTGCGTTTAAAGTCGCAAAAAGCAAAGGTGCACAGTTTCAGCATATTTTAACCGCCACCATGGCAATGGATTTAGAGCAAGATCCAGTGCAGCAAACCAGCCAGCTACATCAACAATTACAACAACAAAAGGCGCTTGTAGGTGCAGCAGTATATTAGCTTAGACGATAAATACCTCAGCGCCGAGGGGATTATCACTGCGCTGGTGGAGCTTGCTCAAGGACGAGGGATCCCGTTGCATAAATTGCTGCGTGGTACGGGTATTTTTGAGCAAGATTTATATGACCTATCACAGCGTTTTAGTTTATCGCAGTTATTGGCTTTAATTAGCCAGTTTAAAACCTTAATGAAGAGTAACGACAGTGGTTTTTTACTGGGTCATCAATTGGTTAATGATGTTAGCCCTGCAGTGCAAAGTGTGCGTTTAAGCCCAAGTTTAGGTATGGCTTTGAAGCAATTACAACAAATTCGCACTGTTATTGCGCCTTTATTTTTTACCCGTAAGCATATTTTTCAAGACGATTTTTATCTGTACTTGCAACCGAGTATCGGTATGGACGAGTCATTAAAAAATTATTGTTTTGAAATATATAGTGCCGCGTTAATTAGCTTACTTAAAAGAGTGAGTGATCACTACCCACAGTGTTATTTTGATTTTACCTGTAAGCGCCCGCGGCATATTCAAGAGTATGAGCAGCACTTAGGCTTACGGGTTCGGTTTGAACAACCCTACACCCGTTGGCACTTTAATAAACAATTACTTAAGTGCTCAAACCCAGAGTCAAGCCCATTGCGGTGGCAGCAGTGCATAGCGCAAAGTCCATTGCCTAAAAATGTATCTTTGTCTTTTGTTGAGGCGGTTTGCCTATCCATTTACCACAATACAAACAATAATCTCGTTAGTACTGCAGAGCAATTTGCTATGAGCTCGGCGACTTTTAAGCGCAAACTGAAACAGCATGGTTTTAGTTATTCACAATTACAAGATGAACAAAACAAACTTAAAGCGCTTTATTTACTGGGGGTGTGTCAGCAAGGCAATGAAGAAGTCGCGATGCGTTTAGCATTTTATGATATTCCTAATTTTCGCCGTGCATTTAAGCGTTGGACAGGTATTACGCCGAGTCAGTTAAAAGTATAATTAAAAACTGGCAGCTTGCTCTATAACAATGCCATGGCGCTTTGCAAGGCGCTGATGATCTCTGTCATAACCTCCGCCAATCACAGTGGCTACAGGGGTGTTATTTGCTAGGCAACGCTTAAGTACTAAGTGGTCGCGCTTTTCTATACCTTGCCAACTAATATCCAGTTTACCTAAGCCATCCTCTTGCCAAATATCAACGCCAGCATCATACAAAACCAGATCTGGGTTAAGCTCGTTCAATAAAAATTGCAGGGTATCGTCAACAATACCTAAGTATTCAGCGTCTTGTATATTATTGGCTAAACCAATATCTAAATCGCTAGGGGACTTTCTAAATGGGAAGTTTTTCTCACAATGTATTGAACAGGTAAACGCATAAGGTTGATGAGCCAGCATGGCTGCGGTGCCATCACCTTGGTGAACATCTAAATCAAAAATCAGTACGTTAGTCACTTCACGGTTTTGAATTAACGTCTGTGCGGTAAAAGCTAAATCGTTCACCATACAAAAACCCGAGCCAAAATCACTGTGGGCATGGTGAGTGCCGCCCGCTAAATGGCACGCAAGCCCACTTTTAAGCGCTAAACGCGCAGTTTGCAGTGTCCCTAATGGGGCGGTAAATGTGCGGTTCATTAGTGCTTGTGACCAAGGTAGGCCTATACGGCGCATGGCTTTTTCATCTAGGCGGTTATGCCATAAATCGTGAATGTAGTTTTCACAGTGTACTATTTCTAACTCTTCAACACGACCATGTGGTGGCTCAATGATATTATCGCCAGCTAACCCTATTGTTTTAACATGCTGGTATAGCTGCGCAAATTTACTCATTACAAAGCGGTGTTTGGGATCAAAACTAAACGAGTAATTAGGATGATAAACTAAAGGTAGATTGGGATTTAAATTCATATCTGCGT contains:
- a CDS encoding metallophosphoesterase, which translates into the protein MFKLSFIMAALLCSSALSAGEPVIYKDALYQQQKIAKLTTLPNSLNFMVIGDWGHNGHFYQKEVAHQLEIAMYQTDADFVVSTGDNFYPNGVASVNDPLWQSAFENIYHGPHTFEDWYVVLGNHDYLGNAQAQIDYTAKSQRWQLPARYYSKTFALENNEQVLMVFLDTNPIQPEYKTREKYRSTQGQSYQTQLAWLETQLAGSNAKWKIVVGHHPLYSSGKRFGRNQGLRDILEPILERHNVHVYIAGHEHDLQYNQPKNSKVAHFVSGGGSEARFVKQREFTRYAEATPGFLSISINGETLTMSAINHLGEVRFSTEKHLDK
- a CDS encoding AraC family transcriptional regulator; its protein translation is MQQYISLDDKYLSAEGIITALVELAQGRGIPLHKLLRGTGIFEQDLYDLSQRFSLSQLLALISQFKTLMKSNDSGFLLGHQLVNDVSPAVQSVRLSPSLGMALKQLQQIRTVIAPLFFTRKHIFQDDFYLYLQPSIGMDESLKNYCFEIYSAALISLLKRVSDHYPQCYFDFTCKRPRHIQEYEQHLGLRVRFEQPYTRWHFNKQLLKCSNPESSPLRWQQCIAQSPLPKNVSLSFVEAVCLSIYHNTNNNLVSTAEQFAMSSATFKRKLKQHGFSYSQLQDEQNKLKALYLLGVCQQGNEEVAMRLAFYDIPNFRRAFKRWTGITPSQLKV
- a CDS encoding TonB-dependent receptor plug domain-containing protein, which encodes MKQFKLNAVVAALALSQFSVSVNAQEQTSPREPEVKVSEELVVYGEIGYRNRSQELAPTLEYSQEYFQRFEPLTAGDALKRVPSVTFLSDVLESDGARMRGLSPAYTKVLINGEEVPGAGADRSFFVDRIPAELIERVEIIRSSSANRSADAIAGTLNIVLRDGYSLDGGYIRAGGLRYDDGEIKESFAGVYGTEFAGGRLLLGANLQGRYNPKQKSSRRYGDSPENNPNYATDDFDNREDQSDTRDGDDTSLNASFEKVFDNGGKFDISAMWVDTDRTEDERSFEYDNPTATSGSVVEGGNLLSDNANVSFINQTNYNINSGYELPLLGGTSKFKVGYASFEESVYEQEVELDTSELPMVFEEAEETVDIDDKEWSLQWQHSLLVGDSKEIQFGAFIQGKERDTAIFVAEDELEKDFTNWDQFTKNPLTLAGFDNAFEPVAGGVNTLEEDRFDLFALIKHEADVFSWEMGVRWESTDSSITDTNEGVTAENDYDFFLPSAHFRYSISDNGRVSASVARSLRRPDFDYMTPALLEKELADNDFLGNSNLKPESSWGIDLGYEYRLGKSGVVGVNVFYRDVSDLIEIASTGVEGSEGEGTFVLQPQNTGDGTVQGVEFDLSTPLSALNMPNTGIFLNYSWLDSEVEDSFGKRKFNDQSDYVYNVGFIQDLPTLGASFGATYRNQGDAYGRFVGEEVTTSYGADLELFVEKRWENVTLRLVGSNLLDASKDEVFNKFDSLDDQNNRNFDEYELESEEAGPVIQVMLRYAF
- a CDS encoding histone deacetylase family protein, whose protein sequence is MNLNPNLPLVYHPNYSFSFDPKHRFVMSKFAQLYQHVKTIGLAGDNIIEPPHGRVEELEIVHCENYIHDLWHNRLDEKAMRRIGLPWSQALMNRTFTAPLGTLQTARLALKSGLACHLAGGTHHAHSDFGSGFCMVNDLAFTAQTLIQNREVTNVLIFDLDVHQGDGTAAMLAHQPYAFTCSIHCEKNFPFRKSPSDLDIGLANNIQDAEYLGIVDDTLQFLLNELNPDLVLYDAGVDIWQEDGLGKLDISWQGIEKRDHLVLKRCLANNTPVATVIGGGYDRDHQRLAKRHGIVIEQAASF
- a CDS encoding GGDEF domain-containing protein; the protein is MRYNPFTNHAKLTNTIIILLVIAVAICTYFGELKQWQDIAWLDIVGEGGIVLMTLSWIVALLISRPPGKVTTLLVLGLGLFMFSATLDLLDEWLKQPPQLWLTWFESLPAPFGMSLTSVGLYYWHQEQFVLNRQLRRREAHLREHEKVCPVTGLYRVNYLHSLMQQRQTEQQSATLGVIDIRDFAKFNAQFGFSEGDRLLREISDLLVMNCRLNDVLCRYAGDCFIVLMPNTSQSQAKELLAQMKAALNHCAFKVAKSKGAQFQHILTATMAMDLEQDPVQQTSQLHQQLQQQKALVGAAVY